A stretch of DNA from Cottoperca gobio chromosome 18, fCotGob3.1, whole genome shotgun sequence:
CAGAGATCATGAACTTGTTTAAGCAGTTTTGAGAATTTGGTGAATTTTTCTGAATGCTCCATCTCTGCGTCTGCCTCTACAGCTATTTGAAACTGCCAACAAGTACCATTTCTACCACAGCCTGGCCCTGCTGGGTGCTGCCCACTCGAGCAAACCTGCTGTGGTGAGTATGAAAGCCTAATACAAACTCTTAGGGCTGGATGCACTTGAATGTCCCTTAAAATGTAAGTGTCATTCTGCCATTACCCATCTGTCCCCACTCAGAAAACCAGTATTGCTATAAGCCATAATTACAAACCTGTGGCTGGCAATAGAGCTGTGAAATTGTGGGGGGTTTTTGTGCGACCTGGCTTCATCACATTATGACTAATAGAATTCCCCATGCCAAACCTGCAGTGCGAGGTATGTGTAGTGTAAAGGCTATTTAAAGATTTGTTAAACCACAAAATACCTGATTGAAAATCAACAAACTGAAAAAGGAGATGCATGCCAAATTACGTGTGATCAAAGTGTTAGCCAATGCAACCCTGATCTGACATCTAGTTGGAGGCTACAGGCTCAGCGTTACTTTTGGGACATTATGTTCTAACCTTATTACCACTATACTATGTCTAATAGTGTTACTTAAGTTTGGCAAGAAATGGGAGAAGTTACTAGATGTCAAATTATGCACAAATAATTTTTTTCATTTGAGCTCCTTCCGTCTTTATCTGAGCTGAGTTTTGCATTTGAGCCGAACGGAGATTGCGACATCTTTAAAAAGTTACGTCGCTCTGCTGTGAAGACCGGCAGTAGCACTGCTACAGTGATTTCAAACTTGGGGTGCTTTTTGCAGTTGCCAGGGGGCAAAGATTGTGGATTAGCTCAGCTAATTAGAAGCAATAGAAATTATGATCTGATAAAATCATGCACAGATAGGATATTACAATTTAGGATGCATCTGATGTTCAGTATATTTATTGTCACAATAACCATTACACTACCGGCTACATCAGGCtgttttcaattaaaaactACTTGAAAGATGGGGtagcattaaaacaaatgtagctTTATGGATATGAAATGTCCCTCCATGCCATAAAGAATGTAACAATAGCTCATACTTatcatattcaaaataaatataattatcaaAGTCTTtccaaaatataatacaatataggCAACCATAAAACTAATGAATTATACCATCAGAAATATACATGTTTGTTGGATACATGTTATTTGTGATGCAGAATCTTAAAGGAACACGCCAGCCCACGTGGTTGTAGTACGAATGAAACATCTGCAATTTGTCGGCAACATCACTGATTTAAAAATGCTTCTTGTGTGTCACCTCTGTCTCCCCTCAATACAGGCTGGGACCCTCCTGATTGCGGGCATGGGGATGTTTTGTGGCTCTCTGTACCACCAGGCCATGACAGGAGACCCTGGCCTACGCAAGGTGGCTCCCATGGGGGGTGTAGCTATGATCGCTGGCTGGCTGGCCATAATTCTCTGAACTGTAACAGTTCATATCCCCTCCAAAGGGCCACTGAGTGACACTAAACTGTCAGGCTGTTAATGGATGAACTGGAGAGCCTGTGAGAGTTTGCTGAAAGGTTAAAAGTGCTGAGTAATGTGGCCCATCTAACCGCTCCCTGTCCTGGGTTGTGGGTGTCAGCGGGAGATAAGGTCACAGGATTATCACTTTTCTGCCATTGCTTTCAGTTTCTGACTGGTGCCATCGAGTTGAAATGGATACACAAGCGTGTAGGATGTTGTCTCCTCAACAATTTGTTGACATGTCAATTTTGTACTGGGACAGAAAATCATTAATTGGCTAATAGAAATTCTCAATGCTTTACTTAAGTTTGTGAATATTACTGTCGCTTCTTTTTTCGCTTGTTTTTACTATATTTCCACCTACTGCAGTAAATACAGTTTCTATATTTCTGTACATTTATACAGCATAGGTTGtcaaatagtaaaaaataaaaggaattaaaaagagaaataaatacttCTTACACATTGTTGGGTTGCCTGATTTTCTTCCACTTACAGTACATGATTCTTATTAAAAGTAATTTTGTTTTGACAattctgacatttatttttcatgctaCATAATACATGTCCTTTTCACCCAACTGCAGTTACTTGACAGTTAGTACTTTTCAGAGAAACATTTCAGACTTAATATACAAGAATGAATCAAGTTTTATAAACTGATCATATATTTAAACAGCCTAACAGTTTATAACGCAGCAAAACTGACCATCTACAACGTTAAACGCTACTTTCATGCTAATTCATCAATTATTGCTACACTAATACATAACCTTGAAATTACTAAATTATTAGATTgttatacagacattcatggtcttCAAAAGATAAATCCTACTGATGTTGGTCGTCCACTCGCACATGATTAATTTATGACTGTGTttggtgctaattagcaaatgttagcatgctaacactcaAACTAAAATAGCGAGGATGGTAAACATACAtgctaaatgttagcatgttgttaGCGAGAATGGTAAGCATACAtgctaaatgttagcatgctgttaGCGAGAATGGTAAACATACATActaaatgttagcattgtcattggaAGCATTGTATCATGCTGAGGTTAGCAGTTAGCTTAAAGCTCTGCTGTGCTTAAGTTTCTTGTAGTTCTCTATTACATGTACATTACGTTATATCCATTTTTGACCAGCTTCCTGTCTGAATATTAGTTTATTTGAATTCCATCTATTGCAGTTAACATATGAACATTTGCACTGCACATACAGTAGGGCTTGTTCAAGCACACGTACCTCGATTGATGGATTTACAGTTTTAATATCAAAATGAAAACTAATCCAATTGACTAACTCCAATGCGAGTTGAACAGGGGTCTCTTCAGAGTGTGGTTTTAAGTAAAAGGTTCGACAAACTCAGGATTCACCGCCTATAGAAGCCAAAGGAAATCCTCTCTTGCAGTGCTGAATGTCTTCACAGCCTCAAGCATTTGATCTTCTAAGTGTGCAGAACACAAAAGGAGTTCATTACTCTGGCCTCCCCTTCGCCGGGGCCGTGTTCCAACCACTCCACATTCAAATTGAAAGTGAAATCCATTGAAACACTAATTTGCCTTCCTGACTGTAGGCCCACGAATGGGGACCTTTAGAAAATAGCTGTATAAATCTTCGGGTCAATTTGCCGGGGTCGGCTCGTAAGCCGAGGCTCTGCTCAGCAGAGAAGGCGCTATTGACTGGACGCGTTGCCAATGAGCTCTTGATCACGACTCATAAAACCCTCATTAGAATTAAGTAGCTA
This window harbors:
- the tmem256 gene encoding transmembrane protein 256; its protein translation is MTASVIVRRLAALSGASAVAAGAYGAHGFKNSDPDDYQRVLFETANKYHFYHSLALLGAAHSSKPAVAGTLLIAGMGMFCGSLYHQAMTGDPGLRKVAPMGGVAMIAGWLAIIL